The Oceanicaulis sp. nucleotide sequence GCGGCACCTATGCGCATCTTTACGGCCTGCCGCTGACCGGCTTGCGGTTTTTCACCGTGTACGGACCGTGGGGCCGGCCGGACATGGCGTACTTCTCGTTCGCCGAGAAGATGATCGCCGGGCAGACGCTGAAGCTTTTCAATCACGGCCGGAACCTGCGCGACTTCACCTTCATCGGCGACATCATTCCCCATCTTCTGGCGCTGGTGGACGATCGTCCGGGGCCGGGCAATCGCGTGTTCAATATCGGCGGGTCGAGCCCGGTGGACACGCTGGCGCTGGTCTCCGCGCTCGAAGCGGCGCTGGGGATCGAGGCGAGGACCGAGAAGATCGACGCCCAGCCCGGCGATGTCAGCGCGACTTGGGCGGACACCTCGCGGCTTGAAGCGGCCTACGGCGCGGCGCCGCACACTGCGCTGCAAGACGGGATCGGCGCGTTCGCGCGCTGGTTCCGAGGCTGGAAGGGGCTCGACGCCCCGCGCGCCGCCGGACAGCAATGACCGTTTTCGTGGACGCCGACGCCTGTCCTGTGAAGGACGAGGCGATCCGCGTCGCCGAGCGCTGGAAGACGCAGGTGCTGCTGGTCTGCGACGGAGGGCTGCGCCGCCCGCAAAGCGCCTGGGCCGAACTCGTCATCGTGCCTGAAGGCGCGGACGCCGCCGACGACTGGATCGCCGAGCGCATCGGGCCGGGCGATATCTGCGTGACCGGCGACATCCCGCTGGCCGACCGCTGCCTGAAGGCCGGCGCGAAGGCGATCGATCATCGCGGCACGGTGTTCACCGCCAACTCGATCGGCTCCAAGCTCGCCATGCGCGACCTCATGGCCGACCTCAGAAGCGCAGGCATGGAGACCGGCGGCCCGAAAGGCTTCAGCCCGCGCGACCGCTCGGCCTTCCTGAACGGGCTCGAGCAGGTGTTCCAGGATCTCAGGCGCGGGCGCTGAACACCACGCCACGCCTGGTTGACAGCCCGCCCCGGCGAAGCGATTTCTGA carries:
- a CDS encoding NAD-dependent epimerase/dehydratase family protein; translated protein: MAVLVTGAAGFIGYHAARALLERGEAVVGVDCLTDYYDVALKQARLAELGRFKGFRFERLDLADAAAVRALVLSVRPRKILHLAAQAGVRYSLENPFAYTHSNISGHLSVLEAARALDGELDHLVYASSSSVYGERPAERGFSEDDAVDAPVSLYAATKRADELMSGTYAHLYGLPLTGLRFFTVYGPWGRPDMAYFSFAEKMIAGQTLKLFNHGRNLRDFTFIGDIIPHLLALVDDRPGPGNRVFNIGGSSPVDTLALVSALEAALGIEARTEKIDAQPGDVSATWADTSRLEAAYGAAPHTALQDGIGAFARWFRGWKGLDAPRAAGQQ
- a CDS encoding YaiI/YqxD family protein, with protein sequence MTVFVDADACPVKDEAIRVAERWKTQVLLVCDGGLRRPQSAWAELVIVPEGADAADDWIAERIGPGDICVTGDIPLADRCLKAGAKAIDHRGTVFTANSIGSKLAMRDLMADLRSAGMETGGPKGFSPRDRSAFLNGLEQVFQDLRRGR